The Anopheles gambiae chromosome 2, idAnoGambNW_F1_1, whole genome shotgun sequence genomic sequence CTAGGGTGTTTGATTGGGGTTTATAGCTGGTTTTGTCTGCGTCTGTTCTTGGTAGTGCATACCTTACGGCaactgtttaattaaaaattatttgcaAACTAGCGACAGGGAAATGCCGAAGTAGATTGCATTGTTGTTGAGAACAGGTTAGTTCGCGGTTTTAAAAATGCCACCGAATTATGTTTTCTCCATTTTCCCACAAATGTTAAATTTCACGACGTGTTAATGATTTAACAATGCGCTACAGCTGAGATAAAGGATTATTATGCAAAATTGCACTCCCGTGTGTGTTGCAAAATGTGTGTTGCATTGAAGGACGGCAGCGTCAGCACGTTCGGTACAGTCTTATCATAATTTATTACCACCCGGTGGCAATTTAAAGTACGAAGCAACTAAGTGAATTTCTTCTCCCCACTTCTGACACATCAAGGCACGCACCGATAGGCACCAAAGTTCTGCTTTATCCGAAACCAGTACTGCAGCAATGCAAATAAAGAGGCTTGGGATGGGAACCTCCCCCCCGCATCCGGTAAAGAATTCAATAAACTATAAACAAACTGGATCAACCCCGATGGTACGTGCACGGACGGGGCAGCTTTTCTTGCCGCCGCTTTTTTTGATAGAATAATTTATCAATTACCATGCGTCAAATAGCACTCGTTCCTCGTGCGCTCATACCTTTTGAGTGCATTGCGATGCACTTtacggtgcaaaaaaaaaaccactatctACCCGTTTGCACAGGCCAGGCGAGAACAAGACAAGGGCGAAAAGGGTCGTTAAAACAATACCAATTCACTCGTTCGCTCTGTCTTCTTGCGGTGCTGCACCTCGCCAAAGCCCGTTATAATAAATGATATTATGCaagataaatttaattaatactctaattaattgcaaatactcacagacacacacacacacacacacacacggtacacACAAGGTGAACGCGTGTGCAAACGCACTTGCGAGCACAAACTCCGAGCGCTCGGTCCGTTTTCCCCCGTGGAATGATCCCAGTGTGCGCCAGAAGTGCACGCGCACTCATCATTAATGCCACGGTACGCCGCACGGTAAAGCCCAACCGGTGCGCGCCACTGCTTTGGGACCGTCGTGAAAATGGGCCCCAACGGGAAGGGAGACccgacacacacgcgcgtttCGCACAAATTGGAACCGGTACAAATGTTGCCGCACATCCGTATCGGCTTCGTACCGAGTGAACCATCCCATCACCGTCCATTGCCCattccggcagcagcagcagcacggtgaCACGCTGCACGTACCACCCGAACACGTGGTGTGTCTTCTCCCGGTGGAGTCTTTAAGCGCACCCTTTGCCCGGACAAACCATGGGCGACGGACATGGGCGCCGGCAGCTCAATCTGTTTGCCATTACGCTGCAGTGGCTGGCCAAATTAATAAACCATCGCTCACAACCACCACCCTCTCCCTTTCGACCGAACAAACCAGCTGTCCGCGAATTTGGTCGCACGTGGAAGGGTACGTGGAATGCCACAAAAATCGTCAATAATTTATCGGTGTATCGGCAGCGAAGAAGCCAGCCAGCGGAGGGTCGGACAGGGAACAGATGGATGGACCGATGCGTGCAATTAAAAGCTGACCACAGTCGCCGAGCTTTGCCGATGAGCGAATGAGCGATTCGGAAATGGGGAACCGTTCAACCGTCCTCTTCGGATGGCAAATATGGCGAAAGTATGTTTGTTCGCAAATGCGTGGAACGGGATTGTGTCCTGGTTCTTCGCGCTCGCATGATTGCGTATGCAACTAGAGTGGACAAGGCTGGTTCGGTTTGCCACCGTACGTTTCGCTTGGGAGTGATTTTAATTGCAAACATTATCCGGTACGGGATACAGTGAGGCCGACTAATCCGTTCACTTGCTGGCACGTTTCGGGGGAATTTCACGTTTGAGCGACTGTGACAGGGTCTTAATGAATGAAGTGCTCTTTACGGTGTCGTTCGGAATGGGACAAGGGTGCCTGTTACATATTCAATTATTAGATTCAAAATTCCCCGTGAGTGTATGATGGTCTATTTGGACTGGAATGTAAACTACTATTGAATTATAGGCAGTACTAGGATAACTTCTGCACCTTCTGTTAAGGTTCATCTGGTATCTACAGAAATCTACAGCATCTCCCATCGATTTTAACCTTTCCATGATTAATCTTGTCCAGTGAACACTCAGCTAGACCATTATGGACTTGTTTTCAGCATGAATTACAGTTTCGCTCCATTATAGCGAGGGCTTTAACAACTTTTACCCGTTAAGAACGTCCTGTTCCAAGTGTGTTTCTTTACTGTAACTGGTAAACGATCTTGATTTGCAGAATGAATATCAGGAACTTCTATCTAGTTGAGTGCCTCTTCGTCATCCAATTGGATTTACAGCCTTTACCCACATCCAGATCCACCTAAAATCACATATATTAATGGGCTAAGAACCTGTTGAGCCATATTTACTGCAAAACAAAAGTCATTGTTCGTATCTTCAGTACTCCTCAATGCCTTCAAAATACTCCTTCTGTGCGTCTCCCCAACAGGCAATCGTTAAGCTCCACTCCACAATCCTTTTAGTAGTTTCTTTCTTcaattttcaaccactttttcGTGAACGCGCTACAGTTGCATTGTAGAAAGTAAATTAATCGTGTATATATTTTGAAGTTGCTTTGAAAACACAAACGTTCCCGCGAGCGAAACGCTAAAACTGAACAGGCTGAAAACTGCAAAAGCTTCCTTACCAACGGATACAACACTAGCGGCGGTCGGTTTTGCCCGTGCCGCGCTTGCCGGCGAACAGATGCTTCGGCTTAAGGTCCGGTATGTGCCGATCGGCCTCGCCCTTGCGCGACATCTTCGTAACGCGCTTCGCAATGTCGTGTTTCGCCATGACCTTGGCCTTCGCTTTAAGCTGTTAcgaagggaaaaagaaaaataaaactgttaCCTTTTGCTATCCAACAAGAAAACGAACCCTCCGGTGCCTCCGCCCCCACTTACCATAACATCTTTGATGCCGAGCTCGTTGCGTGGCGTTTTCCGCTTGAGCGGCAGCCCGGTCGCCTTCCACACCGCGCTCGATTCGCGATCCTTCTTGGGCGTCTTTGGACCGCCGACCGCGGGCACCACGCTGCGCTTGACGCTGACCTGGTTCTTGGCAAAGTTCGTATCCTCCGTGCCGGACATGTCCAGGCCGAGGTTCTCCATCGTTTTGCGCAGATCGTCCGCCTTGCGGACGCGCACCATCGCCTGCTTGTGGCGGGGCATAATCGGCCGGCCGCTCTTCTGGGCCAGCTTGCGCGCGTCCTTCAGCTGGAACCGGCGCAGGCGGATCTGTTTCGCCATCTCGCGAATTTCCTGCAGCGTTTCGTCCATGTTGAGCGGCGGCGGCTCGTAGAATCCGGAGTCCATGCGCAGGCCCTCCTCCCGCTCGAGCTCCTCCAGCTTCTCGAAGATGTCCGCATCGATGTAGTCGGCAATGTTGACGCCGTTCAGGAACTCGGGTATTACGTCGTACCGCTCCTCCTCCGGGATGGTGGTGTAGTTCTTCTTCAGATCCAGCGTGTACTCGTCGCCCATCTCCTGCTCGATCTCCTTCTCCAGCTTGCGCTGCCGCTTGGCAAGCTTTTCCGCGTTGGCGGCACGGGCGGCCAGCACCGTCTCGGGAATGCACGCCGGCCGCTCCACGCCGTCGCGCTTCTCCGGCATTGCCACGTGCAGACGGTTCAGCACGCCGTCCAGCTTCTTCGTCTTCAGCTTCTGGTCGACCCGGTAGCCGAGCAGGCGCTCGCACGCCTCCACCTTCACCTCCATCACGCCCTCCTCGGTGGCGGTGGACATCTCGAGGATTGGAATCACCTCCCGGTCCTCCGACAGTGCCTCGATGATTTGCTGCTTGTCTGCCGGCAGCTCGTCGAACTTCAGCACGTCCGTCTTGTTCAGCACCAGCACGAGAGGTTTGTTTGCGAACAGTGGCTTGATGCTGTCGAACAGCTTCGCCTGCTCCTCGATCGAGTGGCCGCACTGTTCCGACACGTCCATCACGTACATGATGCAGGCGCGCAGATGGGCCATCGCCGTGATGGCCTGCATTTCAATTACGTTGCGCTCCTCCAGCGGATGGTCCAGGATGCCGGGTGTATCGATCACTTGCCAGCGCAGATACTTGTAGTCCATGTGGCCGACGTACAAACTCTTCGTGGTGAACGCGTACGGCTGCACATCCACATCAGCCCGGGTCACCTTGTTCAGGAAGCTGGACTTGCCTACGTTCGGGAACCCGCACACGATTACTGTGCGCGTGTACGGATCGATCGACGGCAGACGGGACAGATGCTGCCGGACCTCCTCCAGGTAGGTCAGGTTCGAGGCCTGACGCTTCATGATCGTGGCCATACGACCGAGGGCCGCCTTCTTCAGCTGCTTGCATCGGTACAGTGAATCACCAAACTTCAGCAAACGGACGTAATCCTTCGCCACACTAAAACGAAGCATTATTGGAACAATTTCATCACGTTGCAGCAAAGGCAAAACTCCCACAACTCATCTCCACTCACGTATCGATCAGATGCCGGGCGGTGTTGAGCTGTCCGAGGGCAAGCTTGTAATGGTCCTTGTCGTACAGCACGTTCATCAAATCCGCATAGAACGGATGCACATCGTCAAGCTTCGGGAAGTCCTGGATGATCTGCGTCAGCCGGTCGTGGAAGTTCTGCTGCGTGTACTTCACCTTGCGCATGTAGAACGCACGGATGCGGCTGATTTTGTAGTGCTTGTGTACAACGGTGGGCGTCTTCCGCTGGGTCTTCGATAGCATAATATCGATGAAGGCCTACATAACAAGCAATAGTGGGGGAAAAACGCAAACAGAAGCCAAATTAGTCCAGGTACAGAAACCGTAAACATCATTCTCACGAGGCCCGCGACcacgtaaacaaacaatcgTTTCGGGCAGGAAAAACACTACCCAACCCCTGCACTTACCTTGGCGGGCGGCACCACCATGATCTTTTTGAAGTTGTACAGACTCATTTTGATGAGTTTTGGGCTGTAATTTTTCGCAAAATAAGGAAAAATTCAACCACAGCACTATCCGAACACCGACGGCAACACGCGGTTTCGGAACGAAAAGGGCTTTTGACAGATGACACAGCAGCGAGATAGCGatcagagtgaccagaaataccgatttatctgtattcctaccgattttttatatgcctaccgattcacagatgaccgccctaaaactaccgattttccatttatcctaccgcaaatcacagatatttgattttttgagcttaatctgtggcgcttggaaTACTGTTTCAAGGATCGCTATCCTCATTTGTTACGTatcgcgctgatgcacgtttgtttgcctgcAACTTGAAAAATGCTACATGCGTTTGgaattcaaaattttatccgttaaaatttaatgttcataataagtagaaaatgtcagttgtgTGAATTCCGAGAATTGCTcgtcaaagaaaatcatttaaatttgaattttaatcTCGCTGTCGGCGGTTAAGGCctacccgacagacaaagagaatgaaattttcaggcgaggggtaggtagaAACACATGGTGGGGGTCCGGCTCAAGATCGGATCCcaagtccgttgttttgggctaaatattaaaattggtggatggagcgctaccacggagagaatgcgctctaTTGCATGCTTTAAAATGCACGAGGCGCTTGTAGGGAtcaagagtgagagagaagtCTAGTGAAAtcagagagagcgaaaaataTTGATACATGCAAAAATGAGGATGAGAGAGGAGAGATTGAACGAAAGCAGAGATAGAGATGGAGAAGGCGCGCGGAAAATGAACTCCGAGAGTGAatcgagaaagagagtgtgtgagagagagacagatcGTGAGATCAGGGAGAGAAGACAAGTCAGGCGACAGGGAGAAATAAAGGAGCCTCGGGTCAGTCTTGTGGTTAATCGCAACGAGATCGGTTGagtgtgaaacaaaaaattgaataaaaaagcctaataaataattgaaataagtGACGATCTCTCACTgaaagaacgctcgctcgcgctgtttcattgtattttcctcataccccttcctttccgtttctttcggcttgcgctgcgctgaactggtaccccacttgattccagcgagttgcgctgcgctggactgaAACCCCCTCCCACTCGTTTCTTTCTtagcgcgctgtgcgcttccCTTCACACGGATTTGGTGCacccaaaacaaaagaaaaactttaacacatcaaacttggtttataaatattttatcacttgTATTACAAATAAAAGCCACTTTTGATTcatagcttcacacaatcttccttcaaaccacacacattatttataaaagtcgcacactttttcattctctttgctaGTGGGGTAAAAAGAAATTgatcgttaaaataattgattaaatttaaatggttgcgttctcaacagtgctcctgccgaaatctgccaatataatctggccacactggtccgcaggtcaggcgagctttttggcggccaccgtcgcaaaaccgtcgcaaaacgacaaaaccggcgtcgcatgtactgcaaaccgacgtcgccagcgagcgaaactcgcaacgatttcgaggcgctggcgacggtcgtttttgacgttttgcgacggtctttgacctttcgagcgagcttttgccctgcggaccagtgtggccagattatattggcagatttcggcaggagcattATTGAGAACGCAAACATTTAGGCAAGCCGTAATCGCTGATGCGGGCGTGCGGGCGTTTTCTGAAAATGTATTGAATTTGACACACTTAGCGGGTGACAGTTTTCAACCGCATGCGtcagaatcaaacaattttgatttttccacACGCCCGCAGTAACGATTACCGCTGCCTTAACCTTCGTTTCtatgaccaaaaatacacccccatctttatgaccacctacccggataggtcatacattttgtatgagaaATTGCACTTGTGCGTGGTAAATTGTGCATGACttctgttttggttgttgAAATGACTTCAAATTTTCAGGGAAGCTTGAAGTCAGGTGTATgccggggaccgcctgtatatgaaaaataattttgattttttttatactggAAAGAACAAAGTTTTATGCAGCTTTTCTGAAAAATTGAAGATTTTTCAATAACTAATACAGAAGATATGATCAATTTACCATCCAGAAATGCAAACTTTCgtacaaaatgtatgacctATCCGGGTAGGTGTTTTAAGAAGCGCACTTTATTTGTCTGCTGCTCACGGCGTGGCAATGGGAACTGAGGGTGACAccccaagtgacattttcgagcagattGTTAGCGTTTTTCGAGTTgctggaagcttaaagagcAGGCTTAAAACTGGCTTAAAGAGCAAGCGATATTGCAGAGTTTAAGCTTATTATAACAGTTGAAACGTCAGTGTGAAGCGTTTTTTCTGGTGGCATTTTGAGAATTGTCATCACGTTGTGCACAAGCTACcggcccaaaacaaaacatgtgtaCTCTTCAATCCGTATGAAACaaaaagtttattaaaaaacaCTCTTTCACGTTGATTTGTTGGTACATTCATTTCCCCGCTATTCTGATACTCCTAGATAGATCGTTTAATTCTTCTTACTcagtgttttggttgtttatcACCGAGGACGAAACTGCAAGCTTCCTGTTTGCCCAGCTTCTACCGAAGTTCTGACATAAACTTCAACGCTTCAACACATCGTTGTTCACTCACACATCCATGTTTTCAAGCGTTTATATGAGGCAATGGGTTAAATCGAGCTGTTCACGTGGAGTTTAAGCTAAAAATGTAGAACAGTTGTCACCTGGGACGTTTCCTGTCTTTTTCTACCTTAAACATGTGCTCTTTGTGATAATACGtatttgtaatattttgaCAGTTGTGCGATGTTTTGCAACCATGGGGAGCACATTTGAATGTATTTGGTACATGTCCTTACAGTAGGTGGTCATAAAGATgagggtgtatttttggtcataAAAAAGAAGGTTAAATTGTTGCGTTCTCAATAATGCTCCTGCCAAAACCTGCCAattaatctggccacactggcccgcggggcaaaagctcgctcgaaaggtcaaagaccgtcgcaaaacgtcaaaaacgaccgtcgccagcgcctcgaaatcgttgcgagtttcgctcgctggcgacgtcggtttgcagtacatgcgacgccggttttgacgttttgcgacggttttgcgacggtggccgccaaaaagctcgccttgacctgtgggcaaagtgaccagaaataccgatgtaTATATATCTAGGGTTTGTAggaaaaaatatcaatttttttaatcatgGAACTATAAAACTCAGCCAAACTATCAAATCAATCGAAATTATCCAGCGAAAATCAAATGACAGCACGTACGATAAAATCCCCTACCCGCAAATTtccgttaaatgccttctaatcgccttgtaatcgccggcgaattgaaggcgatcagcagtgcatttagcagtaattaaatgcctttgaaatatgtcattgaaaaatttcgcttttaatttgaaatttgaaattgcaacttttaaaagaaaaccttacaagcgtcttcagcactgcgctgttgtagtgttcccagatatgtgcgtgagattcgatagcacgatttacgtgttatgttctcttgcgttaagctctgagctatttcactttattaaatATGGTCTGCATTATTCGGTTGTTAAAGACCAACCCGTTGAAAGGTATTAATATATAAACTTATTTCAATAACTCTAGTAAAAGGAGAAATGAGATACATATTTCTCCCATCCTGATTATGAAGTGTAAACATAGtcataattatgttttttaaaaaggtgtttttaaaatttcacttTACATAAATTTGGTTTGTTCTAATTATaacaagaaaatattaatttaaaaa encodes the following:
- the LOC1270051 gene encoding nucleolar GTP-binding protein 1, translated to MSLYNFKKIMVVPPAKAFIDIMLSKTQRKTPTVVHKHYKISRIRAFYMRKVKYTQQNFHDRLTQIIQDFPKLDDVHPFYADLMNVLYDKDHYKLALGQLNTARHLIDTVAKDYVRLLKFGDSLYRCKQLKKAALGRMATIMKRQASNLTYLEEVRQHLSRLPSIDPYTRTVIVCGFPNVGKSSFLNKVTRADVDVQPYAFTTKSLYVGHMDYKYLRWQVIDTPGILDHPLEERNVIEMQAITAMAHLRACIMYVMDVSEQCGHSIEEQAKLFDSIKPLFANKPLVLVLNKTDVLKFDELPADKQQIIEALSEDREVIPILEMSTATEEGVMEVKVEACERLLGYRVDQKLKTKKLDGVLNRLHVAMPEKRDGVERPACIPETVLAARAANAEKLAKRQRKLEKEIEQEMGDEYTLDLKKNYTTIPEEERYDVIPEFLNGVNIADYIDADIFEKLEELEREEGLRMDSGFYEPPPLNMDETLQEIREMAKQIRLRRFQLKDARKLAQKSGRPIMPRHKQAMVRVRKADDLRKTMENLGLDMSGTEDTNFAKNQVSVKRSVVPAVGGPKTPKKDRESSAVWKATGLPLKRKTPRNELGIKDVMLKAKAKVMAKHDIAKRVTKMSRKGEADRHIPDLKPKHLFAGKRGTGKTDRR